The DNA sequence CTTACCTGCACGTAAGTTGCTGCCCGATTGCAGAGTGGATGGGTGTTGCACAAAACTTTGATCGTGGTGAGGCTTTTATGTGCAGGAGGGAGGAGCTGCGGAAGCAGAGGACGGAGCCCAAATACTGTACAAAAAATATCCACAGGATCTGCTTGAGAACGTGCAGTCAGACAACGGAACGTTTGCTGGAACATACTTCGGTCGGCCTCAATACTATCAAGTTGCTATTAAATTGTTAATCTCCATCTGATATAAAAGATAATTTTGTGACTCGATACGACAATATCCGGAGCCAAATATTTTATCATCACTATGACGCATTTCAATGAGACAACAATACAACTACCAGTAAgccataaaacaaaaaacataaactGCATAATTTCTACCAACTGTGAGATTGTGACTGAGTCTTTGAACTTTTGCTCAACTTCTTGCTTATTTCAATGTGCCATTTCCCACGACGAACAGATGGTTCACATTAAAGTAATCATTTTATgtgctgctttaaaaaaaaaaaaaatcactttagcCGCTCCAGGACAAAAAACATATGCCGATTTAAAGTCGTTGTCACAGAAAACAGTTGCGGCATAGAGCTGAAACAGATTATTATTTCCCTGCATCAATCACGTTCACGACCGTGCACACCGCAGAGAGGAAACAGTCGGCAAGAAAATCGTGACGTCACAGCTATACAGTACGTACCAACGCAAATATATTCTTTCGCAAGGCCCAATATTCTTTAGTCTCCACTTTTTAAAGCATGAAACCTGTTAAGTGGGATTTTTTTACTTCCAAACCACGTGGTGCAAAAGATgctgccccttttttttttttttttttttttttttactgtgcatGACATTGAAACGTTCCAAGGGCAAAATTGGGACGGATTACTGGAAATCACTTTCCACATCTCCAAAATCCACACACCCTTGAGCAAGGCACGAAAGCCTCACATTGACATCTCTCCTTGGAGTATAACCTGAATTTCCCCTTATGGGAAAAATTAAAGTATTAATTTTTCTGGCTGTTACATTAAGGAAGAAAAGGAAACGATGACGTCACAGACATTTCAGCTGGTTGAAAGAAAACATGTGGAGGAATTTAGTTACAAGGTCAGTGAGGAAATCATCAGATAGAGTTTCCCAGTCATTACATCGTCTCACTGCTCTTTTGTCTGCATCTTAATCTCTTCACATCTACCACAAATATACGTACCAATCAAAAGAAAATAGAAAGTGCATCCAGGACAGACCACTGGAAAAGAACCTGAACTGAAATCACTGAAAATCTTTCCAATTTCTGCATTGAGTGGAATTTTTCCAATGTGTCAAGAATCAAAGTCGACTATTGTGTCCCGCTCAactaccccccccccttttttttaataaacttgACGGCATCAAGTGGGAAAGCATCTAAATGTGTGTTCTTGGATTGTAGCTACAGTGTGGATGATTTGTTAGCTGCTTTCCAAAGCAAACAACAAGCTAACTCCAGCAGACTTCATCATAAGAGAAACAAGGAAGGACGCCTCACACTGCACTTTCTAATTAAAAAGTGTTTTGGGGTAATGTGAGCCTCGAGACGTTTACTTTGGAGCAAATATGGCTCAACACGTGTTGTAGCTACAGTGGCTATCAAAAGtccacacacccctgttcaaatgccaggtttttgtggtatggggggaaaaaaagataaatCAAAATCTCTCTCTGCCAAAATTATTTAGAGTTAAATTAAtccataatttaatttaaatattttaacctATGTTGAGGGTTTAAGGActtccgcaaaaaaaaaaaaaaaaaaagactgatttacaaaatgcaaGGCTGACAGGAAATTGAGGGTCAGGGGCTCCCTGGGCTCTGCTTGTCCTGCTTTGATAAACCAAAAGTGCTCTCTCTTCGTTTGCCAGCAGAGCCCGTTTTTACTGGCCTGCCTCGGtggagacacacacatgcagattcCATGCAGGCGGTGTTGACAGAGCAAAAAAGTGagcacccgtgatgcgggatgcTTGGACTCGACAGAGGCCAATCAGCACAGTGGTTAGGTCAGAAAGGGGAACTACTTAAGGATCATTACTCTTAATAacaggacaaagaaggcatttTCTGCATTTGTGGACGTGCGGcttacaaacagaaaaaaaaatgtagttgaGGCTCAAGGTTAAATATCAGCCCGACAGACGGCAGTTACTGAAAGCGTAATAATGCTCGCCGCGGCCAAGTTAACTCAACTGGACAGTTTTAGCAAATTACAATCGGCGACTGATCTTTGCACAAATTGCAAGTCAACAGAACCTTGGCATTCTCACCTATAAACAAAGTTTTGAGTCTATATGTTTTGACTGAAGGAAACAAAAAGATAATACGTTGGCATTGCGGAGCTactgtaggatttttttttcccgtgggGGATTCAATGATATCTCAGTGGGTCTGCAAaacaatgataaaaaaatatttcaggtGGTGCGCACCAGTAGCACCCGTGCACTCCACACGCTTCGCTTTTTACCCGCATGCAACTCACTATTTCCTTTCCGGAAATCTACAGAATTGTTTGTCATCATCTTTCAGGATTTCACTGTTTAAAAACGCAATAATAATCAATCTGTGCAAAAGATGAGACGTGGCTCCCACTTAATTAaagcacatttttatttatttatttggaggCCTAAAATATATTACTAAAACTTGaagtaaaaacatttaaagtggCTGTGTCCTGTCACTTCCTATTGGCAATCCTCTTGGAGCGTCTTAGCACAATATTTGCTTGTTCctcctttttttcctccttaaGTCGCCTTCCCGCCGGCCGACCACGCTTCACCTCATCCGCCTGTTTGACACTTTGCACTGGCGatgtcgccgccgccgcttcctgTGTGACGGCCTTCGGTCTCCCTCGGGCGCCTCGCTTAGGTTTCAACTCATCTGCCGGCGTCTGCTGTCCTGCGGCTCCTTTGGGAATCTTCTTCGCTTTGGACTTTGAGGGGTCGTTTGAACCTTTGCCTGCTGCTTTCCTGCTGGTCGGCAGATTTGTCTTTGGCGCTGTGGGGGTCACAACCTCTTGTCTGTCCATCTAGTCAAATATTTAACAGTGTTAAGACCTATTGTGAAATTCCCACGATGTAGCCGAACTCTTGCCTCTATTTGAGCCAGTTTAGATTTGAGGTCTGCTAAATCTCTCATCAGCTGCTGAATGGTGGTCTAAAACCCAAGAGAAGCGTTGCAattgaaatgttttcatttattgCGGTTGTGGTCCTCACCTTGTAACCAACAAGTTGCTCCGCCAGATGTTCTCTCTCATTTGTGTCCTCCTTTCTCCTTAGATGCACATATGTTAAAAATTTAAGGATGGGATTTTGTCAAAATGACGTCATAGGACACGCAAAGTGCAAATATATACCAACTGGTCTCCTGCTGACTGACTGCTTGCTTCTTCCCCTTCTTCTTGCTCGGTGCTCGGTCCACATCTTCCTTGCTCACAATGGCCAGCAGTGAGACGGCCTTTAGCTCCAACACTTTGACCGATGAGTACAAGGATCCAAGTACCTTCTTGTGATGTGCCACCAGCTCAGGGTAGGATGAAGACTGACAGGCACAAAACATTTAGAAGTGGTAAATTAACAGTGATAAAGACACTACACCTttatataaaatttaaaaaaaaaaggaaaaaaagggagAATACGAATTGAGGAAAGCATAAAGTTACAAAAGTAAATGAATCGTGCCATTCAGATTAAATAAACATCATTcgaaataattgtttttttttaatataccagATTACTTCATTTAATATTTGGACAAAGGAGCAATTTCAAGTAATATTTTCAGTTTCCAAAAGAGATTAAATTATTGACTGCACCCCATTGGTAAAAAATTAATGAGacctttattttgaaaagctCTCCTGACCACAGGAAAACTAAATTTTTCAATTTAAGGGTAAGCGCCCTCTACTCATTATAGAAAagtaatgttaaaaaaaatagcgaggctgtaaaaacaacaaaaatctttttttaggTGACTTTCCAACATGTCCATTGAGCAACAAACTGAAATTTgaagcattaaaaataaaaaaaaagttgtctacAATAATAGACATATTTATACTAACGACGAGAACTAGTTTCAGTAGAAGAAACAAAATTTTACGTATTCAAAAGCTGAAGTTTAACAAAAAAGTctaacaagttttttttttttttgaactaaGTCATTCAGACTTGTCGGTGTGAGAAAGTAAAGCTAAGGAGCGCTCTCAGCTCACCTTCTGAAGTTCAGCTTGCACGTTGTCCCCGGGGTACAACATGGACTCCAAGACCAGCTCCGTTTGCAGCATGTTTCGCAACTCCACCAGCTCTCCCTGAAGAGCAAGTTACTAAATTGCCTTCTCAACTTACGCATGTGAATCACTTCAATTCAAATCCAACCTCGAGCTGCTTTATTTGCTTCTCCACCTGCATCTTCATCATGAAGTCCTGGTCACTTGCTGTTAACTGATAGTCTTTCATGCCGTTCACCAAGGAATCAGAGAAAGCTCCTAAAACTTGCAAAAACGCAAACTTATAACTAAAATGCATCCTATAATCCGATCTGTCCGTTTGTTTGTCCTCGGTTCAATAACGTTTTAGGTTTTGCAGCATAATTGAAAAAGCCAAACCTGGTTTTGTGTCGTTAACCTGAAAGACGTCTAGGTCAGGGTGCTCGCTGCTGCCCCCCTTTGGATGACAGTCGCAGGTCTTGGTTAAAGGAACCACTTGGACTGCAAACGAATCAACCAAGTCAAACAACAGACTCACCTCTGGGTCCTGTTTGAATTCCACAATGTgacttttctcatcttcattgtgAAATTCCAAGCGTTGCTTCACTTGGAAAGGAGGCGGCGTCCTAGGCAGTTGTCGGCCGGTTGGGATGTAGTGCAAACTCCCTTTCAGCTTCTTCAAACTATTTCCAGCCATGTGGAATGCGCGAGGTACCAAATCACTTTGGAACTCCTGCTAAAACGGTTGGCCTCTTTCCCTGCTGCTTTAACCACGCGATTGGGTTCACCTGAGGGCGCAGTACTCTCATCTGACCACTAGAAGGCAGCAGAGTTCTGCAATTTGATGGTGCATTCTGATTGGGCCTTTTGCGTGCGTTCTGGACGATGGCGCACAGGCTAATAACGCCCACTGCggaatagccccccccccccccccttttttttttttggaataccCCTTTTCAAGTTACGTCGAGTTGAAAATACACAAGCAAAATGGGGGAGCGAGCTTTATTACCAGCAAGACATTCCTATCATGGCCTCGTTGAAGAGAATTTTTTGATGTCCGTTCCAAGAATGCTGCAGTGCTCGGCAGAGAAGCAGATTCAGTGACAGGCTGCTGTCATTGCCCGGCCCTGCTGATAGATTGAAAAAACGTCCCTCTCGCTTGTGCCATGTGGCGTTTTAATTCCACCGCTATCATATTCATTCCCTCTACTTTATACTGTAGTAGCAACAACTTGCACATACATCTACACAACTAATCTGATTGTGTGCTAAGCAAACTTTTCATAGACTATTTAGGATCTCCTAAAACCTTCTAGaatttcttttcaaattttGTTCATTCTCAGCTCCTTTCAATCTGTTGGTTTTCCACTTGTTTAAAGTATCGAGGTAAATACTTGAACTTTGAACTTTGGTTTTGGCAGCAGAATCACAGATATCCACTATACAAGGCAGGTGGGCATGTGGCCGAACGGAAAGCCAACTATCTTTAACCTGCTCGTGTCACACTGCCAGTCCCGCATGTTTTCTGGCACTCCAGGAACTTGAAAGGCGAGCGCTGCGTCGTAAATACTTCTGTTTTTAAACTCCTTGCTCCCATGATGCCGTAgacgagagaaagagagagaaaagggtCACGCGTTGCTGCTGTGTAAAATTTGCTTTGGGAACAAATTGGAGCTCAGGTTCGAGCGTGTAGTAGTATCTCCGGTTATTGGACTTGCAAACACAAACATCACCGACGCTCTTTAGTGTCCTAAAAAGCCCTTCGCTTCCTTTGTTGCACCGTGTGCTGTATTGAGCGGGAAGCTCATAAAGGGATGGAGACATGCTCAGACTTTTAGCTCCATGGCAGACAGGGGGAGGGCTGAGAAGCTCATTTATTCAAATTAAAATCTGAATGTGATGGATTGACAACCTCCACAGTggcaggtttgaatgactatggACCAGAAGGCCTCACTTCATGATCGTGAAGTACCTTGAGAAGCTGAAGGTGGCGCCGCTCACAAACTACGACATGGACTTTTGTCAGTATGCCTACAAGAAGAAGCACTccactgatgatgtcatcacagcCCACACCCACTTGCAAATTCCTACACCTGTCTGCTCTTTCGGGATTTCTCCTCTACCAGCATGCCACAGAATCTGGtgcaaaagatgaacattttTGGCCTGAGTCCATCATTGGGAAACTGGGTCTGAaagatataataataataattaataataataataatcagttGATAAAGATATAGAATTTAATTTCACTGTATTTTCTACACCCCTGTGATCGACACGTCACAATGTTAAAACACTAATAAACACAAGCTCCTCTATACAGTACGTTCCTCCGTGTCCTCCACCTCAAGCATCAGTTCCTCCTTTTCCTCAGGGACAGCTGAGGCATTGGGAGCCATATGGTAGCGTCATCGCTGTGTGCGACACACAAGcacccaagtgtgtgtgtgtgtgtgtgtgttcagccaTGGCTCAAGGTGTCAGAAGGCAGGCTGGTTTAATTTTAACTGGCTGATATCTGCATGGCAGGTCCTCCtctccctctcgctctctctctctctcacacacacacatatacacacacacacacccatgccCAGACAGCATCGTGCTCATCCAGACTTAGACATTCAGCAGCAGCCGATCTTTTTCCAGACCACCTGGATTGTACAAGGGGACCGCCAAGGACAGAGCGGAGAAGTAACTCTCACGCTGGGCGGACAGGGAACATCAACACGAAGGATACGCACGTCATCCCGGGCGTCAGGCTGAAGGCACGGCCGGCGGCTCTGCAGCATCACAGCGGCACGGTTAGCGGTTGGTCGCTTAGCTACGAGAGGTAAGAGCGGAGGGGCGTGTGCGTGGTGGCTCAGCGTGCATTGCAGAAATGCTTCACTAATGGACTGCTGAGGAATATTACCTGAAGTGGCttaatcagcaaaaaaaaaaaaaaaaaaaaaacacatttaaggcATTTTTGATCTATTTGGTCCCTTCATGCAGTGACGTCCAAATTGACATGAGAATTAAAAGGCACCTTTTGGGCTAACAGTGCACGCTTTAGCCACACCCAAAAAAAGTTTTACAAAGGTGTTTGCCATCACCAGCTGCGTTTTGATGATGTGTTGACGTGACAGGGATCACAGGTTAAGTTTGCGGTTGAAATGACTACGGTCAGACAGGTTTCAATTTCCTTTGCACCCAAACAACCTTCTCCTTATGTTGCCtctttggcatttttttttttttgctcttatttAAAGAACATCTAaacataaacaacaaaaatgtcaacTCAAATCAAGAGTTAAATAAAATATTCCATGATGCCAAAAATTGAAATTAAGCATGTTGGTCATATTTGGTAGAGCTTTTGATTGAATTAAGTGCAAGGCAGCAAGCCAACGCCTTCTGGTGCTACTAATCTGCAGCAACAGATTAATTCAGCCACTTTACATAAAGACTCTCGAGAGCCCAAAGTGTGAACGCTGGCTACTTGTTCTGATATGAAAGCTGGAGGCGAATTTTTAATTTCCACTGTGACACACCAATAAGCAGCTAATTACTTGCTTCTGATTGATTCTTTCACTTTCAGCATGGGAACCACACCCAAGCTTCATCCTGGACACaaaatgttatgttatgttatgttatgttatgttatgttatgttatgttatgttatgttatgttatgttatgttatgttatgttatgttatgttatgttatgtatagtatagtatagtatagtatagtatagtatagtattagTATAGTAttagtataatataatataatataatataatataatataatataatataatataatataatataaaataaaataatacaaatattttctcTCTGGTCTactgagcagacattgaggcCAGGTCACACATTGTTATCGAGTGGCAGGCTCGCCTGAAGACGGACTAAAGTGCTTTGCAGGAAATGCTCTTAAGAGATAACGTCTGAAGTGTTAAGAGCAGTGGAGAAAAAATGCACCTTGTTGCTGAGTGATAGTTTGGGAGTAGTGGGCCACAGACGGTCAGTACTTTAGGCTCCTCTACGCCGAGGGCGGATTAGGGCCCGGTTAAGAGGTTTTGCGTTGGGTTTATCAATGACTCATCTGGTCACTGTGTTGCACTTGAAGCTGCTGATTATACAGAAACAAGGGAAGATGTTTTGCAAGAATAAAAATCTGGACCCTCTTTATTCTGGGTTCTATAAAACTGTCATTGGacaattcattgaataaatcgtAGAATCGGAAAGAAATGTGCTGATTGGTGTAGAATCGGGTTACTCGGTCCATGATAACAAACTTGTGCTGATTCTAGAATTATTTCTTGCCTGGTGTATCAGGGCTGTGAGGTGGCGGTGAGGTCGACCGGTCCAAATCAAAGTGTGGAGCACTCGCTGACTTGTTAGGGGCTCTCTGGATCTTGTTTCACTCACAGAATAGCTTCCACTCAGAGCTCTGGGAAAAGAGAACTATATTTATACTCCAGCAGAATCTGCAGCGTTGTCCAACATTAGCTCTGCTCTGAGCTTGACCTGCCGTCCGGACAGTCCAAATAAGTCCAATAAAGTTAGCACCCATCATCACACTGTAGCCTGCTACAGGATGGAACTATAGAAACATTACTCAGCCGGGCTATTTCAATAATAAGACTCATCTCTTAGTCAACTGAatcgtaaataaaataaaataaaataaaataaaaaccaaagtaaaactaaaataaaaataacaaataaatataaaacattaaaataataataataaaaataataatgataataataaaaataataataacaaaaattgGTTGGAAAAAGTACTCAGTCTCTACTtctaaaaacaataacaaaaagatGTGCAAAGAGAGAAGTACTGATTCTACAGAATAGTCATcttatgttgaaaaaaaattatcaatccaaaacgttttgctcaaatgttttccaactgaataaaataaatgtttcgAATTTCAAATGGGAACAATTCGAATATCTCATCTTGAATTTCCTATTGGGAATGAATGGAGAATTTTAAGTTGTAAATGATTAAATTGGACAAAACATTAGCATTGTAAAAGAATAAGCATCAATTGACGAATGGCCAATGAATTTAT is a window from the Syngnathus scovelli strain Florida chromosome 2, RoL_Ssco_1.2, whole genome shotgun sequence genome containing:
- the LOC125988286 gene encoding uncharacterized protein isoform X3; translated protein: MAGNSLKKLKGSLHYIPTGRQLPRTPPPFQVKQRLEFHNEDEKSHIVEFKQDPEGGSSEHPDLDVFQVNDTKPVLGAFSDSLVNGMKDYQLTASDQDFMMKMQVEKQIKQLEGELVELRNMLQTELVLESMLYPGDNVQAELQKSSSYPELVAHHKKVLGSLYSSVKVLELKAVSLLAIVSKEDVDRAPSKKKGKKQAVSQQETSWRKEDTNEREHLAEQLVGYKMDRQEVVTPTAPKTNLPTSRKAAGKGSNDPSKSKAKKIPKGAAGQQTPADELKPKRGARGRPKAVTQEAAAATSPVQSVKQADEVKRGRPAGRRLKEEKKEEQANIVLRRSKRIANRK
- the LOC125988286 gene encoding uncharacterized protein isoform X1 yields the protein MAGNSLKKLKGSLHYIPTGRQLPRTPPPFQVKQRLEFHNEDEKSHIVEFKQDPEGGSSEHPDLDVFQVNDTKPVLGAFSDSLVNGMKDYQLTASDQDFMMKMQVEKQIKQLEGELVELRNMLQTELVLESMLYPGDNVQAELQKSSSYPELVAHHKKVLGSLYSSVKVLELKAVSLLAIVSKEDVDRAPSKKKGKKQAVSQQETSWRKEDTNEREHLAEQLVGYKTTIQQLMRDLADLKSKLAQIEMDRQEVVTPTAPKTNLPTSRKAAGKGSNDPSKSKAKKIPKGAAGQQTPADELKPKRGARGRPKAVTQEAAAATSPVQSVKQADEVKRGRPAGRRLKEEKKEEQANIVLRRSKRIANRK
- the LOC125988286 gene encoding uncharacterized protein isoform X2, which produces MAGNSLKKLKGSLHYIPTGRQLPRTPPPFQVKQRLEFHNEDEKSHIVEFKQDPEGGSSEHPDLDVFQVNDTKPGAFSDSLVNGMKDYQLTASDQDFMMKMQVEKQIKQLEGELVELRNMLQTELVLESMLYPGDNVQAELQKSSSYPELVAHHKKVLGSLYSSVKVLELKAVSLLAIVSKEDVDRAPSKKKGKKQAVSQQETSWRKEDTNEREHLAEQLVGYKTTIQQLMRDLADLKSKLAQIEMDRQEVVTPTAPKTNLPTSRKAAGKGSNDPSKSKAKKIPKGAAGQQTPADELKPKRGARGRPKAVTQEAAAATSPVQSVKQADEVKRGRPAGRRLKEEKKEEQANIVLRRSKRIANRK
- the LOC125988286 gene encoding uncharacterized protein isoform X4, producing the protein MAGNSLKKLKGSLHYIPTGRQLPRTPPPFQVKQRLEFHNEDEKSHIVEFKQDPEGGSSEHPDLDVFQVNDTKPVLGAFSDSLVNGMKDYQLTASDQDFMMKMQVEKQIKQLEGELVELRNMLQTELVLESMLYPGDNVQAELQKSSSYPELVAHHKKEDVDRAPSKKKGKKQAVSQQETSWRKEDTNEREHLAEQLVGYKTTIQQLMRDLADLKSKLAQIEMDRQEVVTPTAPKTNLPTSRKAAGKGSNDPSKSKAKKIPKGAAGQQTPADELKPKRGARGRPKAVTQEAAAATSPVQSVKQADEVKRGRPAGRRLKEEKKEEQANIVLRRSKRIANRK